Below is a genomic region from Gigantopelta aegis isolate Gae_Host unplaced genomic scaffold, Gae_host_genome ctg3431_pilon_pilon, whole genome shotgun sequence.
cacaaggttttttttgtttttattttataaatcttAAATCTATTAAATTTACTTGGAAGGATTGTCAGTAAAACTGGTCAGTCTGATATTGAACATTTCagctttaaataacaataaaattaatgaagGAAAATTAAAGTAGGATGAGTTAAAGTGGGAATTAAAGAAGCAATTAAAAATGATTTAAGAATTGAACCTGCTATAAAAagttatgaaaaatattaatttatgaagtagtTGAAAATATACAACTACTCAATTACGGAAATATACGGTAACATTCTGAAATTTATATGGAAATGTAGTGCGGATTAACACAACATTCCGTATACTACCTGAAGCATGTAACTGGTTTATATTGCAGGTATGAACAGAAGCAAAGAGGCAGTCTCGATTACATGTGAAAGACAATTTATATTAGAAgcaattaaagaaagaaaggtgAAGTAATTGCTATGACTAGACTaagtaatttatattatatatatgtagcgtTTAGATGGTCGCTCAGTCTATGATTATCGTACTATTACAATAAATACCAGTGATACAACACCAGGTAATGTTTCAGTGACATTAGGTGGGACAAGGTATGCCCTATCACTCCTCCCTCTCAAATAATTACTTTATAGAGTATTAACTTGTGTATCCTGTGAGGTGGTATCACCTCGTCCTCAACGGCCTACTGATGGACaactattttttaatgttactctTTCACCAATGGCTTCACCTTATTATGAAATAGGAGGGAGGTATCtaacatgtttgtttattttttagtcTTTTCTTAGGCCCTCTCCTCTAGTTGTAGAGACTGAACGTTTATTAGaaagatgttttaaagactCTCGTGCAATCGATACTGAAGGATTGTGTATTATTGCTGGACATAAGGTAGCCCctgttaattatattaatactaTGATTTAATAATAGGTGTGGTCTGTACGCGTTGATATCCATGTTCTTAATGATTGTGGTAATATCATTGACTGTTGTACAATAGCTGCTATAACAGCATTGAAACACTTTAGGTAAGAGGGAG
It encodes:
- the LOC121392160 gene encoding LOW QUALITY PROTEIN: exosome complex component RRP45-like (The sequence of the model RefSeq protein was modified relative to this genomic sequence to represent the inferred CDS: substituted 1 base at 1 genomic stop codon); translation: MVPSPVVKAIPDSTTLQALSKKEELDLLHNFDLNAKYGPCLGMNRSKEAVSITCERQFILEAIKERKRLDGRSVYDYRTITINTSDTTPGNVSVTLGGTRVLTCVSCEVVSPRPQRPTDGQLFFNVTLSPMASPYYEIGGRYLTCLFIFXSFLRPSPLVVETERLLERCFKDSRAIDTEGLCIIAGHKVWSVRVDIHVLNDCGNIIDCCTIAAITALKHFRRPDVTVVGEEATIHPVTEREPVPLSIHHMPLCVTFGFYHLGEYLLVDPTHEEEVVIDGRLILAMNVHREICTLQMTGGVALLPDQIRRCTQIATVKVSEINELIKATLKGTSSTINTIT